From the Candidatus Omnitrophota bacterium genome, the window ATGTAATGGAATTTGTATAATTTGAACTCGTTAATACTAGCGCTGCCTTTTTATCATGAGCAGGTTTATGGCAGCTAAAGAAGGCTGGAGACGGCGCGCTTCTGACCATAACAGCTCAATATGCTCACTACTGGTGGAACTTGCCGCTATTACCATAATAGGACAACCGTCCCCATTATCGAGCATCATTTGACATAAGCTGTAAATATTGTATCATTGTTCCAATTGATGAAAAAAGCGCTTTGTAGTTTTTTTCAATGTAGAGCCAATTTAGGAGGCTATGATTATGAAAGGTACAGTTAAGTTTTACAATGAACGAAAGAATTTCGGTTTTATCGAACCGGACGACAAGAGCAAGGATCTCTTTGTCCACAAAAATGACATCGAATCCGGCACACTGCAGGATGGAGACAAAGTGGAATTCGATTCTGAAGACGGCGAGAGAGGTTTAAAGGCAGTTCACGTTAAAAAGATTTCATAACAAAATTGAAACCTAATTACGGATATCAAAAATATCTCAAAGAACAGTTAAAGAAAAAAAAGAACGACGAAAAAAGACAGCGAAAACAACAAAAAAACATAAAACCTGAAGAACATTCATAGAAACTGTGCAGGATTACCCCATTCTTGATTTAAGAATGATTAACCTGGCCGGGAAAAACGAGTGCTGGTTCTGATCAAAAAGCGAAAACATATTTTTCATATGACCGAGCTTTTTTTATGACGGCGATGTACGCGTATTCCCATCGGACTTCTTGAATTATTACAATAAACCTATCCCGGCAACGGCCGGGATAGGTTTATTGGAGCAGGCGGGAGTTGAACCCGCGACCTCCACGTTGCGAACGTGGCGTTCTCCCAACTGAACTACTGCCCCTAAAAGATCTGACTCTGTAACTCCTGCAAGCTCGCGCATCGTCCGCCACAGGCGGATTGGCTCGCGTACTACATTAAAAATGGGTCGTATAGGGATCGAACCTATGACCTTGGGCTTAAGAGGCCCCTGCTCTACCAGCTGAGCTAACGACCCTGTATTTTTTTCTTTGCCCCGGAGAAGACTCGAACTCCTAGCCTTGTGGTTCGAAGCCACACGCTCTATCCAGTTGAGCTACCGGGGCGCTCAAATCTCGCGCCAGGGCCTTTCCTTCGCCCTTCGGGCTCAGGTCGCCGCTTTATTCATCGCGGCCGGCACGGGGGGCGCCATAACGTTTACCGTAGCGACTATTATATAAAAAATCCGGCAACAGTAAACCC encodes:
- a CDS encoding cold-shock protein; the protein is MMKGTVKFYNERKNFGFIEPDDKSKDLFVHKNDIESGTLQDGDKVEFDSEDGERGLKAVHVKKIS